The genomic segment GGCGGAACTTCTTCGGTGCTGTCATGAATGATGCAAATTTCCACATCCGTATTGATCCGGGATGAGTGAGCCACGACGCGATACCGACCCGCTTCGATTTCAGTCTTTGAGTTTATGGGCAGCCAAGTGCGATCGCCCTCTTTTTGTAGTAGAAATTCCCAATATTCCATAGCCATTAGCGATTCTTCTAGGAGCTATCAGTTTGGACTGTGGAAGAGGCTTCCGTCTAGAGTTTAATCTCTAACATCCAATTCTTTAATTTCTTTAGTTTAATGGTTGCTAGAAGTTCGCTCACAAATCAGTCAGCAGCTATTTCAAGTGATCGATCTGGCCTCGGATCTCATCCACTTTTTCCAATAAGTCAGCGATGGCGATCGCACTTTGTTCCTTTGATGCCATCCACTTGAGCTGAACCGTTTCGGTTTGAGCCTCCTCATCACCCAGAATTAGGCACGCCACGGCACCACTGCGAACGGCTCGTGCAAATTGTTTTTTAAAGGCACTGCCGCTTAGGTCTAATTCAACGCTAAACCCAGCCTGACGTAGCTGTTGCGCGAGTTTGAGCGATTGAGCTTCGGCGGCCTCGCCTCTGGATACCACATAAAAATCCACTCCTTGGCGAGGAGGTTCCTGCATTTGTTGCAACAGTATAATCAAACGCTCCAGACCAATAGCCCATCCGACCGCAGGCGTCGGGGCACCTCCCAATTCCTGAACCAGTCCATCGTAGCGACCCCCCCCACAAACCGTAGCCTGTGCCCCCAAGTCATCGGAGATAATTTCAAAAGCCGTATGGGTATAGTAATCTAAACCGCGCACTAAGCGAGGATTGAGCTGATAGGAAATCCCTAGGTTACTCAACAACTGCTGCACTTGTTCAAAATGACGCTTGGAATCTGAGCCGAGATAGTCCAAAATACTGGGAGCATCCTGGGTAATTTTCTGGGTGCGCTCCTCCTTACTGTCCAAAATCCTCATGGGATTGCGAGTGAGACGTTCCTGAGAGTCTTTGTCTAACTCATCTTTGTAAGGTAGCAGGTAATTCACCAGTGCCTCTCGATACTGATGCCTATCTTCTAAATTTCCTACAGAGTTGAGGTCGAAACGGAGGTTTTTGAGTCCCAGGGTTTGCAGGATATCTGTGGCGATCGCAATCACCTCAGCATCCGCCCTCGGATCAGCGCTCCCAATCACCTCAACTCCCAATTGATGAAATTGCCGCTGACGCCCAGCTTGAGGATTTTCATAGCGAAACATTGGCCCGGTGTACCAGAGGCGTTGTACCCCTCCACTGGCGTAGAGATTGTTTTGAATCAAAGCCCGGACTACACCGGCTGTTCCTTCTGGGCGTAAAGTCACAGAACGAGGCGGAGTGGCTCGATCATTGAAGGTGTACATTTCCTTGCCCACGATATCGGTCGCTTCACCAATACCCCGTGCAAATAGCTCCGTCCGCTCAAAGATTGGGGGACGAATTTCCTGGTAAGCGGCTCTGTCAAGAATTTGCCGTGCGCTCGCCTCAACCCACTGCCAATACCGAACTTCCTCCGGCAAAATGTCCCGTGTTCCTCGTAAAGCCTGAATTGAACCCATTAAACTTTCGCTTCCCATGATGTTCTACGGCATTTCCTGAGAAGTTTCTGCTTCCCAGGCACCATAGCGGTTTTGATAGTATGCCAAAATTTGGTTCACTCGTTCTCGGCTCACGGTATCAGAAGCGTTAGCATACTGAATCCACAATCCACCGACTTGACTTTGGTGGTAATCAAACGACGCCGCCGTCTGAGAAATCAGACCCGCGTCCACCCCTGACACTTGCCGCAAATGAGCCGTTATCTCCCGATAGACGGCCAAGGGTAATCCAGGACAGCGCATTTGATAGCGCAGCAGCTCAACCACGATTTTTTGTACTCCTTCTCGACAAACTATCCAATCGGGTCAAGCTTGAGAAGACACAGCGGTATGGCTTGGCGTCGAGGCGGGTGGCAGAGAAGCTGTTGGGGGTGGTGGGGGTTGTCCAGGCCCACCAGGAGATGTGGATGGCGCATCACCAACGCCTCTGGCCACCTCAACACCATACTGTTCCAGAATCACTACCGGATTCGGGCCTCGATTGGTCTCAATTCGCTTGACCAGAACTTGCCCGTTGGCGATGCGTTGTCCTTCCCGGACATAGCGATCGGGTTCATTAGGGACTTTCACAATTGCCATCTGCACACCACCCACTTCAACAACTCCTGTGACTTGAACTCCTTGAGCTTGGATTGGTTCTGGCAGTTTCGGCAATTCGGGTACGGCTTTGAGAGGAGGAGTTACTGGAGGAAGCAATTTTGCCGTCGGACTTGGTTTCAACACGGAAGGAGCAGGAGAACGTAAAGGAGAAGGAGAACGTAAAGGAGAGCGTAAGGGAGAACGTGAAGGAGAAGCAGAGCGATTTGTCCCTCTTGCTCTGGGAATCGGCGGCAGCTTGAGGCGATTCGGCAAAGGTCTGGCGGCGACCACATCTCTCTTGCGAGTCTGTGGAACCCTATTTTTGGCTTGTGGAGCCAATGGGATCTTGGGTAGTTGTGGTGCAGGAAGTGGAGGTACGGTTGGCACAGGTCTATTGTTGCCACCCGGATTGGCCCCCTGACCGGCACCCGGATTGGGCGACACTGTCACTTGCGGTTGCACGGGAACTGCTGAAAAAGGATCGCTTTTCTGTCCTAGAGGAACTCGTTTTACTGCATTTTCAGGGAGTTCAGGCTGAATCAAACCAGGTACTGCTGAGCTAGTTCCGGGTTGCTGGGCGACCAAAGGCTTACTTCCGAAAGGAGTTGAAGTTGCAGTGGGTGAGGGCTTGGGAGGGCTTACAGAGGCAGCCGGCTGAGGCGAGGGGCTTTCTTTCGCGGCCTGATCTTCCTGCTGGCCAATCATACACCCGCTTGTTGACAGAGCGAGCACACTCACCAATGCAATTAATGAAACTTGACGCATGACCAGTTCCCCAAGGGTTTACCAGAAGACACCGCCGACCTTATCAATCTCAGAACTCGATCCGATGTGTAGATATTTTTAGTATATCGAAACAGTTGTTGGAACTTCCCAGGCAAAAGCAGGAGTGAGCCGAGATATTTTCGTCAAAAGTTGCGGCCAATCCGTTATCATACCTGATTGGAAAACAGAACGGCATTGATGAAGCAAATTGCTTTCGGCGAGTTCTTCAAGAGATGAGGGAACATTTGCCAGAGTTTAGCTCTCGAGCTAAATTTTAGTTAAAATATCGCTGACTTGCTCTATACTCTTCAAATTCCTTAAGTTTTTGCTCATAAAGTTTTCAGTTAAATGGGTCTGCGTCGCGACAGCCTCGCTAAACCTACCCCCATTAAAAAAGATGAAACAGGAGTTGTATTACCGATGATTCCTTCAATTCAACGACTAGGGATAGCCGTGTTAGTGGCCTCTAGTGTGGAGATTGCCTTAAGTTGTATTCAGCCCCTACCCTCGCAGGCCGCCCTGTTTAAACTGAATGATGGCACCACCTGCGAAGGACAGTTCCAAGGACGCAACGGTAGAGGGCTATGCGTTTTCTCAGAGGCAGGAGGCGGTAGTGCTTATGACTACTACGAGGGAGAGATCCGCAACGGTCAGCCTAACGGTAGGGGGATCTTTGTGTATAACAATGATGACCGATATGAGGGACAGGTTACCAACGGTAAGCCTAACGGTAGGGGAATGTTTTTGTTTGCCAATAATGACCGCTATGAAGGAAGCATCCGCAACGGTCAGCCTAACGGCACGGGAACATTTACATTCGCGACAGGTGATCGTTATGTAGGAAGTGTCCGCAACGGTGTACCCCACGGTCAGGGAACGTTTACGTTTGCGAATGGACAACGCTACACAGGAGGCTTTTATCTCGGTCAAGTCAAGGGTAGCGGTACATTAATACACGCTAATGGCGTTCGCTGCCAAGCGATTTTTTACAATAGCAAATTTACAGGGAAAGGAACTTGCACTTACCCGTCAGGTTCCCCATATCGAAGCTACACGGGAGAATTGCGCGATGGTCAACCCGAAGGCAGAGGAGTATTGACTTTCGCGAACGGGCAAATCTACAGCGGAGAAGTACGCGATGGTAAGCCTTTTAGCCCCAATAGCCGGGATAACCCACAGTAAACTATTCAATAAGTCGTAACGATTATTGGTGCAGAGTCTACTGCGGTTCAAGGTATGTTTACCCAGGTTTTTTATAGTCACTTAACCTGCTCAAGGACGGGCTTAATGCTCTGCTCCACTCATGAACTTTTTCAAGGCATCTAGTCCTTTTTTCACACGCCGAGAAACCGTCACGACACTAATGTCCAAGCGTTCTGCCACCTCTCTTTGAGTCAAGTCGTGTAAAAAAACAAATTCTAGAACATCACGAGTCCGTTTTTCTAGGAGAGCCAAAGCTTGTTGCAGGCGAATTTGATCTTCTTGGGCTAACTGAAAACTGCGATATCGCGGATCGGGTACCAGTTCACCCAAGCTGGAAGTGCCTTCTTCGGCATCTCCCACGGGTGTATCTAAACTCAGCGGTTCACGATTTTGGTGAGCTAGTTTGATTTCTTGCCATTCGGCGAGGGAAATGTGTAGTGCTAAGGCAACTTCAGAATCGGTCGGTTGTCGATTAAGTTTTACCCGTAATTCTTGGATCATCTCCACAGATTGTTGCCGTAGCGCCAGCCAACGTCGAGGAATGCGAACCGAGCAACCGCGATCGCGCAAATAGTGCTGAATTTCCCCACGAATGTAAGGAATCGCAAAGGAGCTAAACGCAGTCCCTTTGGTTGTGTCAAACCGTTCAATAGCACGAATTAAGCCAAGACAGCCTACTTGCAGTAAGTCTTCATAACTTTCGGTACACTGATTGACCCAGTGATGAGCCTCTTTTCTAACCAGTCCGAAATTGAGGTGAACAAGTCGGTTGCGAATCTCTGACGAGCCAACTTGCTGGTACTCCCGCAATAATTGTAGGCTCTCGTGCTTCAGTTCATGGGTGATGGAGGTGGACATGGCAGGCTTGGTGATGGTAGAGCACGTCTGATGTGCGACTCTAAACTTAGTTTGAGTTTTCCTGAAGGGTCGCCACTGTGATTTGGAACACAGGCGTTAGATTTTCTAAACTACTTTGCACCCATTACGACAACCGCATGTAAGCTAGACAAAGACTGATAGCTTGTTTAAAGTGTTCAATCCTGTCATCCGTAGATCTGCTGTTGTTAGAGCCTTTATATTATCAGTTCACTGAGATTTTTCAAAATAGTATTTTCACTGAAATAACGGGTTAGGAGAGGCCGTAGTTTCACTGAGGCATTCCCATGACTCTAATCTCACTGGGACTGATTTTTTCAGGCTGAGGGAATAATACTTCCTATGATAGAGGCTCTTTGAGGATTCCTATATTCTTGGATAGCAAAACCCGGTTTTCAGGTTGACCGAACTCTACAAAAAAAAGGGGCGTGTGCCCCTTTTGTCAAATTCTTACCAAGTCTCTCATGGCTTTACCTCAGGCTCAGCCAAGAGAACGAAGAACACTAAGCTTGCCCGGGTTCAACGCGACCATAAAAGATGCCGCGCACCAATACTTCTTCGGGGTCATCAGCACCCAAGTCAGTATCAGAGGGCTGTTCGCTCTCAAATGTACCGGCAATTTCGCCAGTGCTGCTATCTACCTTGGCAATCTGGAGGGAGATATGACCGGGGAGGGTAGTCACTCGCTTAACGTTGGCACGGGTGATGTCTGTCTTATCCGCTTGGGAAGGGATGGCAACCGCATTGTCATAACCAGAAGCAACACCTCGTCCTTTCGGATCGAGGAAAACAGAACCCCGGTAAGAGGGTACTTTGAACTCGCCTTTAAAATCAGTCGATGTGTTGATGCTATCCAGACCGGGCTGAGATGTAGCGACTAAACTTTTGATGGTGAAGAGGAAGGGAACTAACTCGCCTCCAGGCAACTTAACGGTGATGGGTTGAAAGTCAATTCCTTCTTCTTCAACAAACGTCAGACTTCCATCTTGGCCCGCTTTTAAGGGGCCACGAATTTGGTCAAGGGATGACGTGAGCCGTGTCACTAACTTTCCGGGAATATATTCGGCCTGTTGACGCTTATTAGCCGGTTCTTCCTTGACAAAGAAGGTCGTTGGTTGTAAGCACACATCTGTAAGTACATAGGACTGGCTGGAGTCTATAGCAATAGCACCGCGAGTCGTTTCTGCCAGTTGTGGGCAGTTATTGGCTAGACCAGTACCTCTGATCTGGTCATAACTGAGCGGAGCATCGGTCGCACTAGCTGGACCTTCACTACAAGCTGTTAATACCCCCAGACACAAAGCCAGGAAGGCAACAATAAAAGCACGATACCTCATGGTCAACCTCAATCGTCAATATCTAAATCTGAAAATTTCTCTTATGTGATGCGTGAATTGGACTCCAATAATGTTAAGAGTGCAACAACTGCTGTCCTCAAGACATCGACAAGAGATGCCCACAATTCACAAAAAACTTAGGGCTGTTTGGATGCCCACTCCCTGACTAGGGAGGGAAACTACGCGGCACCTTACGGTGCCAGGTAGAGAAAGAACAGTATGAGATTCCCACGACTACAAGTAGTGGGAATTCCTGACTATCTACCCATGCTATAGTTTGAGGCAAACAAACACTTGCGGTGAAAAATTCCATCAGTTGAACTGCTGCCTGGTCGAGAACAGTCCATGAGATGGCACCGGATGCGTAAGCCTCTGCTCTTGTTTAAGAGCATTGTACACTCCGAAGGGTCGCCTTTAATCTGAACAAAGCTCTCACATTGCATCTAGCAAATTTTTAAGTCAATCCATGAACCGTGAAAAAGATTCAGATTTAAGGCAGCTAGAGATCGAACTGCCATCCCTGACAGCCGAGATTCAGACGATAGCGCATCGCCACCGAGGGAATAGTAGAGCGCTGTTGGCCTTGCTACGAGCCTTGGAGCAGACGCATCGAGAAATTCATGAGGGATTGTTCCAAGCCTCGCTACCGAGTAATCGGCAGGAGCTTTATGCTCTCTTGAAAGATATCGAAGAGTCAGGGGGCTGGCCTTATATCGAGCGCATGAGGTTGCGAGCGCTCCTGTCCCATCTTCCCGATTGTGGCATCGAGCCGCCTGAGACCAACATCGAAGAGTGAGTCATCTTGAGGACTGACGTGCTAGAAGCAACACAAGAGAAACAACCCTCTTGACGGTAGCAAGACACTGAGCCTGACCGAAATGAATGGGATTTAAGCCCTGTCCTAAAGGAATTATCTAAGCAAGTCCACTCATGCCAACATTGCGGCTACACGACCGATAGGGACGTTGCAGCAGCGCAAGTAGTTCTCATAAGAGGGCTTGCAGCCGTGGGACATATGGTCAAGATGTTTTCTGTTAGCAAAGCGGGCCCGCCTTTGGCGCGACGGGTAAAGCGGTTGCGCTCCTTGTAAAGAAAGAATCCTCGCGCCTTTAGGCCGAGCAGTGTCAAAAGTGCTAAGATCCTGCGGTCAGTATTGGAAATTGAAAAATAAGACCATTGTATTATGCCAATTGCCGCAGATTCAATTAAGTTTGGGACAGACGGTTGGCGAGGCGTTATTGCCGCCGATTTCACCTTTGAGCGCGTCGCTTTTGTCGCACCCATAGCTGCCAAAGTCCTGGCAGACGTTTATGGCGAAAGCACTGGTAGCAACACGATTATTGTGGGCTATGATCGGCGCTTCATGGCAGAAGAGTTCGCCAAAAAGACAGCAGAAGTCGTCCAAGCCGCTGGATTTGATGTCATGCTGTCTGAAAGCTACGCCCCAACACCCGCATTTAGTTGGGCCGCCAAGCAACAGAATGCCCTGGGAGCTTTGGTGTTGACGGCCAGTCACAATCCTGGAAGCTACCTGGGATTGAAAGTTAAGGGGTCTTTTGGGGGTTCGGTTTCCCCAGAAACCACACAAAAGATCGAAGCCCTACTCACTCAAGCCCCGGTAGCGGAGCGCACTCCTGGTAGCCTGAAAACCTTCAATCCCTGGCCGAGTTACTGTGATGAAATCCGATCCAAAGTGGATCTGGCTCGGATTCAGGAACTGATAACTCAGGGGAAATTGACTGTCTTCGCCGATGTGATGCACGGCGCAGCAGCGGGTGGCTTGAGTCAAATTCTCGGTGTGCCGATCACCGAAATCAATAGCTCTCGCGATCCCTTATTTGGGGGGGGTGCCCCAGAACCCTTGCCTCGCTACCTTTCTCAGCTATTCCGAGTGATGCGAACTCACCGCCGACAAAAGGATGCAGGTTTGCAAGTCGGTTTGGTGTTTGATGGGGATAGCGATCGCATTGCTGCTGTAGATGGTGAAGGCAACTTCCTCAGCTCGCAAATTCTCATCCCCGTTCTGATTGAACATTTAGCCGAACGGCGTCAATTTAGCGGGGAAGTGGTCAAAACGATCAGCGGCTCGGACTTAATGCCCCGTGTGGCAGCATTGTATCAATTGCCGATGTATGAAACTCCCATTGGCTATAAGTACATTGCTGACCGCATGTTATCCACTCCCGTCTTACTCGGTGGTGAGGAATCGGGAGGCATTGGTTATGGAAACCATATTCCAGAACGAGATGCCCTGCTATCTGCCCTTTATGTCCTAGAGGCGATTGCTCAGTCTGGGATGGATTTGAGTGACCTCTACAAACGCCTACAACAACGCACTGGTTATACTTCGGCTTATGACCGCATCGATTTGCATCTAGCCAGCATGGATGTGCGATCGCGTCTGCTGGAACAATTACAATCTCAACCCTTGACAAAAATTGCCGATCAAAAAGTTGTGGATTGTTTGACAATCGACGGGTATAAATTCCGCTTAGCCAATGACAGTTGGTTGTTAATTCGGTTCAGCGGCACTGAACCTGTCCTACGACTGTACTGCGAAGCCCCGACGCTGAAGCAGGTGCATCATACGCTCAACTGGGCGAAAGATTGGGCGAATTCCGTATAAAGCCGTTAGCTGTTAGCATTCAAGATGCTGGCTTTTGGCCTACGGGATAAGACTAAATAGTTGGTGTTTTTCTACCCTTTGGGTCATCTACCCTTCCATCCAGCTCCATGCTCATCGCTAAATCGCTTAAACACGAGATTGAAAATTATGACAGTGCTGGTTGTAGCTACAGGAAATCCCGGCAAGCTGCGTGAAATGCAGACTTACCTGTCAGATAAGGGGTGGGAATTGCAGTTAAAACCACCCGAATTAGAAATTGAGGAAACCGAAGATACATTTGCGGCTAATGCTTGTCTTAAGGCGTCAGCCGTCGCTCAGGCAACTGGAGAATGGGCGATCGCAGATGACTCTGGATTGGAAGTTGATGCTCTTGGTGGTGCCCCAGGTATCTACTCTGCACGTTATGGAAGCACAGACGCTGAGCGGATTGAACGACTGCTGAGGGAACTTGGTGAGCAACGCAACCGAGGAGCGCAGTTTGTGTGTGTTGTGGCGATCGCACGTCCGGATGGAGCGATCGCCCTTCAAGTCCAAGGCATCTGCCGAGGAGAAATTTTACAGACTCCTCGTGGAACTGGCGGCTTCGGCTACGATCCCATCTTCTATGTACCAGAACAAGCTTTGACGTTTGCCGAAATGACGCCGGAGATGAAGCGACGCTATAGTCATCGAGGGAAAGCGTTTGAAGCACTTCTCCCTCAGTTAAGCCAGTTAACTTAATCCTTAGAGATACAGGAATTTGGAACTGAGGCACTAAGCCAGAGCAGCAGAGCCTCAGCCTTCCGATTGGGATATCAGAATGTCACAGGTTAAACGGCTTCTAGATTTTTTTCGCCTGTGCGAATCCGGATGACTTGTTCGACGGGACTAATGAAGATCTTACCGTCTCCAATTTCACCAGTTCGAGCAGCGGCAATGATTTTTTCTACCACCATGTCAACCTGATTGTCCTCAACGACAATTTCTACCTTGAGCTTTTGTAAGAACTCAACGGTGTACTCAGAGCCGCGATAGCGCTCGGTTTGACCTTTCTGGCGTCCAAATCCTCGGACTTCCGAAACTGTCATCCCGACGATACCAGCATTGACTAGGGCGATTTTAACTTCGTCTAGCTTAAAGGGTCGAATAATTGCTTCTACCTTCCTCAAAGTCTTGGCTCCTCACGAATTTTTCTATCTATCTTTATAGACAGCATGACACTTTCTAGCACCGTCTAGATCGGTGTTTTGTAACTTTTAATACATTTTGTCCTGAGTCAGTACCTGGATGATTTATTTGCCTTTTGCAGCCAAATCAGCGGGATGCCAGAGTCAGCCCTTAGGATACATATCCGTCAGTCATTTTTAGTGCAAATGTACTACATCAGGCCATGAGGCCATGGCGAAACTTCAATTTTCATCATTAAAAATTATGAGCAAAGGCTTTATTTTTAAAAGATTTACTTAATAATTAGTTATTACAAAGATGTGTTATTAAAGGGACAAAATTCAACAACAATATATCAGAATTTATGCTAAAAAGTTCACTGTATAACAGACACCCTACCTGGCTTTAAGGTTCAATTCTAGGCGTAATATTGTTTATTGGCAAATTTAAATATACACTAACATCACTTTTGTTGAGTTGTAAAGCCGAAGTGGCCTGCTTTAATCAGCCAATAACTACGCCTGGAT from the Microcoleus sp. AS-A8 genome contains:
- the hisS gene encoding histidine--tRNA ligase yields the protein MGSIQALRGTRDILPEEVRYWQWVEASARQILDRAAYQEIRPPIFERTELFARGIGEATDIVGKEMYTFNDRATPPRSVTLRPEGTAGVVRALIQNNLYASGGVQRLWYTGPMFRYENPQAGRQRQFHQLGVEVIGSADPRADAEVIAIATDILQTLGLKNLRFDLNSVGNLEDRHQYREALVNYLLPYKDELDKDSQERLTRNPMRILDSKEERTQKITQDAPSILDYLGSDSKRHFEQVQQLLSNLGISYQLNPRLVRGLDYYTHTAFEIISDDLGAQATVCGGGRYDGLVQELGGAPTPAVGWAIGLERLIILLQQMQEPPRQGVDFYVVSRGEAAEAQSLKLAQQLRQAGFSVELDLSGSAFKKQFARAVRSGAVACLILGDEEAQTETVQLKWMASKEQSAIAIADLLEKVDEIRGQIDHLK
- a CDS encoding phosphoglucomutase/phosphomannomutase family protein; its protein translation is MPIAADSIKFGTDGWRGVIAADFTFERVAFVAPIAAKVLADVYGESTGSNTIIVGYDRRFMAEEFAKKTAEVVQAAGFDVMLSESYAPTPAFSWAAKQQNALGALVLTASHNPGSYLGLKVKGSFGGSVSPETTQKIEALLTQAPVAERTPGSLKTFNPWPSYCDEIRSKVDLARIQELITQGKLTVFADVMHGAAAGGLSQILGVPITEINSSRDPLFGGGAPEPLPRYLSQLFRVMRTHRRQKDAGLQVGLVFDGDSDRIAAVDGEGNFLSSQILIPVLIEHLAERRQFSGEVVKTISGSDLMPRVAALYQLPMYETPIGYKYIADRMLSTPVLLGGEESGGIGYGNHIPERDALLSALYVLEAIAQSGMDLSDLYKRLQQRTGYTSAYDRIDLHLASMDVRSRLLEQLQSQPLTKIADQKVVDCLTIDGYKFRLANDSWLLIRFSGTEPVLRLYCEAPTLKQVHHTLNWAKDWANSV
- a CDS encoding photosystem II manganese-stabilizing polypeptide, coding for MRYRAFIVAFLALCLGVLTACSEGPASATDAPLSYDQIRGTGLANNCPQLAETTRGAIAIDSSQSYVLTDVCLQPTTFFVKEEPANKRQQAEYIPGKLVTRLTSSLDQIRGPLKAGQDGSLTFVEEEGIDFQPITVKLPGGELVPFLFTIKSLVATSQPGLDSINTSTDFKGEFKVPSYRGSVFLDPKGRGVASGYDNAVAIPSQADKTDITRANVKRVTTLPGHISLQIAKVDSSTGEIAGTFESEQPSDTDLGADDPEEVLVRGIFYGRVEPGQA
- the rdgB gene encoding RdgB/HAM1 family non-canonical purine NTP pyrophosphatase, encoding MTVLVVATGNPGKLREMQTYLSDKGWELQLKPPELEIEETEDTFAANACLKASAVAQATGEWAIADDSGLEVDALGGAPGIYSARYGSTDAERIERLLRELGEQRNRGAQFVCVVAIARPDGAIALQVQGICRGEILQTPRGTGGFGYDPIFYVPEQALTFAEMTPEMKRRYSHRGKAFEALLPQLSQLT
- a CDS encoding P-II family nitrogen regulator; amino-acid sequence: MRKVEAIIRPFKLDEVKIALVNAGIVGMTVSEVRGFGRQKGQTERYRGSEYTVEFLQKLKVEIVVEDNQVDMVVEKIIAAARTGEIGDGKIFISPVEQVIRIRTGEKNLEAV
- a CDS encoding RNA polymerase sigma factor SigF — encoded protein: MSTSITHELKHESLQLLREYQQVGSSEIRNRLVHLNFGLVRKEAHHWVNQCTESYEDLLQVGCLGLIRAIERFDTTKGTAFSSFAIPYIRGEIQHYLRDRGCSVRIPRRWLALRQQSVEMIQELRVKLNRQPTDSEVALALHISLAEWQEIKLAHQNREPLSLDTPVGDAEEGTSSLGELVPDPRYRSFQLAQEDQIRLQQALALLEKRTRDVLEFVFLHDLTQREVAERLDISVVTVSRRVKKGLDALKKFMSGAEH